The following proteins are co-located in the Paralichthys olivaceus isolate ysfri-2021 chromosome 10, ASM2471397v2, whole genome shotgun sequence genome:
- the il1rl1 gene encoding interleukin-1 receptor-like 1, producing the protein MDATRLLLLIFVVMSTSECSGSETAELQCENFDANPINLLEGEALYYQHYILLTLNFSDQELNWYKNSSKIKYISFDKKERIHQHDGWIFFLKPLTEDSGLYTARHIDQGGICRNYNVKVEVFNASERENPKILWGSIENSDQNIQVRCPSTVTNTCTMFGGIVTWYKDYVLLQGHHEKEQLVENASKQDEGIYTCICTWTHNDRAYNTSASKRLIVEERSSYHPVEILSPTDEEQFADESSEIKLECKVFCGININVNDCDASWHIGDIERDGYNQTIQRTKENPSKKVITTAILTIEKVSEKDFRTKFNCTGKSIYTSNSATLTLKRRESKTQMVMTALCVLFACLFAAVLVKCFAVDLVLLFRPCLRLWSHKKDVRLYDAYVVYQTQSAEKVTESTLCWFLTQVLPSVLEEKCGYRLFIHGRDDMPGEDHVKQVESSVKQSRRLMVILNPGSGLESETSYQHPDSLHNSVIGGFDWQVVFHHALVQRDMSVILIQLGDTGPQGYTQLPIALQHLIRKSAPLRWPEGSRDAASRNSRFWKKVRYLMPATPAKRCHQSALI; encoded by the exons ATGGATGCGACCcgacttctcctcctcatctttgtGGTGATGTCAACATCTGAATGTTCAG GTTCAGAGacagcagagctgcagtgtgagaACTTTGATGCCAACCCTATTAACCTTCTTGAAGGAGAAGCGTTATATTATCAGCATTACATTCTTCTTACGCTCAACTTCTCAGACCAAGAGCTCAACTGGTACAAAAACAGCTCCAAGATTAAATATATCTCATTTGACAAGAAAGAGAGGATACATCAgcatgatggatggatatttttCTTAAAGCCTCTGACCGAGGACTCTGGCCTCTACACTGCCCG GCATATAGACCAAGGAGGAATCTGCCGCAACTACAATGTCAAAGTTGAGGTCTTCAATGCGAGTGAACGAGAGAATCCCAAAATACTTTGGGGATCAATCGAAAACTCCGACCAGAACATCCAGGTCCGCTGTCCATCGACTGTGACAAACACATGTACGATGTTTGGAGGAATCGTCACCTGGTACAAG GACTATGTTCTTCTTCAAGGTCACCATGAAAAAGAACAGTTGGTTGAAAATGCCAGCAAACAAGATGAGGGCATCTACACGTGCATTTGTACCTGGACGCACAATGACAGGGCGTACAACACGTCGGCCTCCAAGAGGCTAATAGTTGAAG AGCGTTCATCTTACCATCCAGTAGAAATCCTCTCTCCTACAGACGAGGAGCAGTTTGCAGATGAAA GCTCGGAGATCAAGTTGGAATGTAAAGTTTTCTGTGGGATCAATATCAATGTCAATGATTGTGATGCTAGCTGGCATATTGGAGACATTGAGAGGGATGGATACAACCAAACCATCCAACG AACCAAGGAGAATCCTTCAAAGAAAGTCATCACCACGGCGATACTGACCATTGAGAAAGTGTCGGAGAAGGATTTTAGGACTAAATTCAACTGCACCGGCAAATCTATTTACACAAGCAACTCTGCCACTTTAACTCTGAAGCGGAGAG agtCGAAAACTCAGATGGTCATGACagccttgtgtgtgttgttcgccTGTTTGTTTGCGGCTGTGCTGGTGAAGTGCTTTGCTGTGGACCTCGTGCTCTTGTTCAGACCCTGCCTCCGTCTGTGGAGTCACAAGAAAG ATGTGAGGCTGTACGACGCCTACGTGGTCTACCAGACGCAGAGCGCGGAGAAGGTCACCGAGAGCACACTCTGTTGGTTCCTCACACAGGTTCTACCCTCCGTCCTGGAGGAAAAGTGTGGATATCGACTCTTCATCCACGGGAGGGATGACATGCCTGGAGAAG ACCACGTGAAGCAGGTGGAGAGCAGCGTGAAGCAGAGCAGGAGACTGATGGTGATCCTCAACCCGGGTTCAGGATTAGAATCCGAAACCAGTTACCAACATCCGGACTCCCTCCATAATTCAGTGATAGGAGGGTTTGACTGGCAG GTTGTGTTCCACCATGCTCTGGTCCAGAGGGACATGAGTGTGATTCTGATCCAGCTCGGAGACACTGGGCCGCAGGGATACACACAACTCCCCATTGCCCTGCAGCATTTGATTCGAAAGAGCGCCCCCTTGAGGTGGCCAGAGGGCTCGCGGGATGCTGCTTCACGTAACTCACGGTTCTGGAAGAAAGTTCGATACCTGATGCCGGCCACACCTGCAAAGAGGTGTCACCAGTCTGCTCTCATTTGA